The Podospora pseudocomata strain CBS 415.72m chromosome 1 map unlocalized CBS415.72m_1, whole genome shotgun sequence genome has a segment encoding these proteins:
- a CDS encoding uncharacterized protein (EggNog:ENOG503NU6B; CAZy:AA3; COG:E) gives MPRSSQDLKEASTCPEVRVVHVFRRAFNFSPTMRSQLLSLTVWLLAHKVVGAALGKAPEFATVVTPRTVLANSYDFIIAGGGISGLTVADRLSEDPSVKVLVIEAGIFDQDEDNILIPGQFFTPFPFQYMYLPLPSVPQTALNNRSFNVPAGKVVGGGSVLNAMVYVRPGVEELDAWELLGAKGWKWNDLLPYYKKSENFTAPDPAYAAAANFSFDPSVHGTTGPVQASFPSFHFEGSGIWFEAAISSGLRAGGDPHAGDGSGVVYVPSVTSGTTRTRSHARLNHFTRVQPRSNYHILAGHTVAKVLFDNTKKVTGVEYLPTGGGERLTAQATKEVLLAGGAVHTPQILQLSGIGPKKVLNKFNIPIVVELPGRALYDATRQGPYQLTRGLSTNLALPPLCNATSDCKSIVSAARRTNPFRYLPDDTHATVKAGYALQREIILRQLEGPKTPVSMIHWDTANSVRMYFFKPLSRGTVQINSTNPLEWPLIDFRTNVDPIDEDLIVASFLKNRHIMSQPSMAALNPLEAAPFSNDITDKNILKQILRGVTEPSSAHQCCTAAMMPRLMGGVVNSKMKVYGARGLRVIDTSYWPIVLTAAPTATTYASGEKIADAIKAEYGLQSL, from the exons ATGCCGAGAAGCTCTCAGGACTTAAAAGAGGCCTCTACGTGTCCAGAAGTCAGAGTGGTTCATGTGTTCCGACGCGCCTTTAATTTCTCTCCAACGATGAGGTCGCAGTTGCTCTCTCTTACTGTTTGGTTGCTCGCTCACAAAGTCGTTGGGGCTGCTCTAGGGAAAGCTCCGGAATTTGCGACCGTCGTCACGCCCAGAACTGTTCTGGCGAATAGCTATGATTTCATCATTGCTGGCGGGGGGATATCTGGGCTAACTGTTGCTGATAGACTGTCAGAGGACCCATCAG TCAAGGTCTTGGTTATCGAGGCCGGCATTTTCGATCAGGATGAAGACAACATCTTGATTCCAGGACAGTTTTTCACCCCGTTCCCATTCCAGTACATGTATCTTCCGTTGCCCAGCGTTCCACAGACGGCTTTGAACAACAGGTCATTCAATGTGCCGGCTGggaaggtggttggtggtggctcgGTCCTCAATGCTATGGTGTATGTGAGACCTGGAGTAGAGGAGCTTGATGCATGGGAGCTTCTGGGCGCAAAAGGATGGAAATGGAACGATTTGCTTCCCTATTACAAGAAG AGCGAAAATTTCACCGCTCCAGATCCTGCATATGCAGCTGCTGCGAACTTTTCATTTGATCCCTCAGTTCATGGGACAACCGGGCCAGTGCAGGCTTCATTTCCGAGCTTCCACTTTGAAGGAAGTG GCATTTGGTTTGAGGCCGCAATCTCATCAGGCCTTCGTGCTGGCGGTGATCCACATGCTGGTGATGGCTCAGGCGTAGTCTATGTCCCCTCCGTTACCTCTGGGACCACGAGAACTAGAAGCCATGCTCGACTGAACCATTTCACACGTGTCCAGCCGAGATCAAACTACCACATTCTAGCCGGGCATACCGTTGCCAAAGTGCTGTTCGATAACACCAAGAAGGTGACTGGGGTTGAATATCTACCAACTGGAGGCGGGGAGCGTCTTACAGCTCAAGCCACAAAGGAGGTTCTCCTTGCGGGAGGCGCCGTGCATACACCTCAGATCCTGCAGCTTTCCGGAATTGGTCCAAAGAAGGTTTTGAACAAGTTCAATATCCCAATCGTGGTCGAGCTTCCCGGC CGAGCTCTTTACGATGCAACTCGCCAAGGTCCTTACCAGCTTACTCGTGGTCTCAGCACCAACCTTGCGCTCCCTCCCCTCTGCAACGCAACTTCTGATTGCAAATCCATCGTCTCTGCGGCTCGCAGAACCAACCCCTTTCGATACCTTCCTGATGATACCCACGCCACCGTCAAAGCAGGCTACGCTCTTCAACGCGAAATCATTCTTCGCCAACTGGAAGGCCCCAAGACTCCCGTGTCGATGATTCATTGGGATACCGCCAACTCCGTCAGGATGTACTTCTTCAAGCCTCTGAGCAGGGGGACTGTTCAGATCAACTCTACCAATCCACTCGAGTGGCCACTGATTGACTTTCGTACAAACGTTGATCCCATTGATGAGGATTTGATTGTGGCCTCGTTCCTCAAAAACAGACACATCATGTCTCAGCCCAGCATGGCTGCGTTGAATCCCCTTGAGGCCGCACCGTTTAGCAACGACATCACTGATAAGAATATCCTCAAGCAAATACTGAGAGGGGTCACTGAGCCGTCGAGTGCCCATCAGTGTTGCACGGCAGCCATGATGCCGAGACTAATGGGCGGCGTGGTGAACTCCAAAATGAAGGTGTATGGCGCCAGGGGCTTGAGAGTGATTGATACGAGCTACTGGCCTATTGTCTTGACTGCTGCACCTACAGCCACGACTTATGCTTCCGGCGAGAAG ATTGCGGACGCTATCAAGGCGGAATATGGGCTACAGAGTCTCTAA